Below is a window of Musa acuminata AAA Group cultivar baxijiao chromosome BXJ3-11, Cavendish_Baxijiao_AAA, whole genome shotgun sequence DNA.
GTAAAACTTCAGAATGATCCATATACAACATCTGATATTGATTTTAAAACGTTCAGTTTTGATATTGTTTGATTTCTGATTGGTTGTCTCCTTGAAAATCTCACTGGAGAAAATTTCAGATAGCAGGTTCTTTTCCTGACATTTTGTTTATGGTTTTGCAATGTGAAAACTTTTTCCTCTGAGCTAAAGTAATGTAGATCCTTAAGATTACATGAAGCATCTTCCTAGATGTGTTTTTCCTCATTGAATTCTGCTATGGGACTGAAAGGACTGAGGAGTGCATTTCCTACAACCAGTTGAGTGGCCTTTATTTTATATGATCAATATCATAGTCAGCTCTTAGCTATTGTGCCAGGTCAGATAGGTTTTCCATCTCTTCATTAATTCTTTCTGATTAAGGTTTCTCTATCTTTCTATATCATAGCCATTAATCCCATTGAACAGGATAGCCATTCTATTTTGTTGTGCATGTTATAATGTAGAGATCTTAACATGTAACTTTTGGGTATTAATGCAACATTTTGGTGTCTCTGCTATCTGACACTTTTGAGACTGACTCGGTTGTTTGTTTCTCTTTAAGATGCAACTTTAATTCTCCAATTTGAATGGTGTATCCAATTATTCCTCACATGTACGTTTCGAATGCATCATTTCTGGATATGATTGTTGGAAAGTACTCTTAGACATATGAAATTTTCATTACCATGATGTCATTTAATGAAATTATAGATAAAATATCCCAGTTTTATATGTTGATGTATGAGTCACACACATGATGTGGAATTTTCATTATTGAAGTACCTAAAattaatttcttcccttcttACTATCCATCATGGTCATGTCCAACGTTTGAAATCAATTCCTCACCACGTATTTACCAAACtataataaaagattatttttctaAAACAATATTCATATTTTGGGAATTACTcccttttttatttgtttcctagtaatatttttaatttaaaaatactcaaaatgcactttaaaatttttaaactgtTATAGTGCTTGACTCGTGTATTATTTTTCAATGCCATTTATAGTGTTTTAttaatatgttaaaaatattataaatattattaaaaaaatattatgacatTATATTATGTTTGGTATTGCTCATACATTATTACAATATTATATTTTGTTGGCTTATAGTTAGTTTGGTTAAGGTTAAGAATTTATTTagatcatttatagtattttcttaTAAGACTTATAGTATCTTTATTGTGGTAATCAAAATATTGTAACaagtcaattttttatttttatttgggtgatttttttcaaaaactattataaatatctatttgaatCAATTGGTTTTTAGTGTGTTTTAATTTTATTTGACTTGTTTATTGTGTTTTCAAGTAGATTTAGAAGGCATGTTATCATAATAATGTTAACACCAATGAATCATATGGGCAAACTGAACcaatatcaaatcatttaatgaaccGACGATCCAAAGGGTAGTATTTGGGATAGGAAATGAATCTCTTAGTTGTTGAGGGTGctgtctgaattttttttttatagtagaAATGTtctgtaaaaaaaataataatcaaaattaagtttttttttttggaaaattcatccataatataatataatataatataatataatataatattctctTCCGGCTGGACAATGGATGGGCTTCCGATTAATCGATTGCGTCGATCTTTCTTCTTCGGGTGTCGCATACGCCTCAAATTCGTTGCTTGGTGGACAAgccaaaaagatatatatatatatatatatatatatatatatatatatatatatatatatatatatatatatatatataaaattaatgtgTATATGTAACTATGTAATGAGAGGAGTGAAAAGGGCAGCAGCAAAGTAGTTAAACCGGAGGTGTAGGGCTTGCGAACGGATTCTCGGGAGAGGGcggaagagaaagaggagggagGGAAGGACATGAGACCATCGGAGTCGAGGTTCCTGCAGGAACTGGTGCTGTACGCAGCGAGCGCTGCGCTGAGCTGCCTCGTCCTCTTCGCCGGGCTGCGCCAGCTCGACCCCAACCGCGCCGCAAGCAAGAAAGCCCTCGAAAACAAGAAGGAGATCGCCAAGCGCCTTGGACGGCCCCTCGTTCAGACCAACCAGTACGAGGTCTTCATCTCGCCTCCCTTTctcctttcctcttcttcttgattTCTACATGCCCCGTGACCCCTCACGGTCGGTTCTTTCTATGGCGTTCTGGGTTTTAGGTCTCCGGATGCAGGTTTCCGTGTATTATTGAATGCAGTTAACTGACATAGTGATGCCTAGGGTTTGTTTTGGGGGAGACAATTTCCAATTTGTTTTTATTCTGAGTAGCTGATATTGAAATTTGTCTGCGATCCCTTTTTCTCCTAGGTTTTATATTGAATTGGGTTCCAACAAGATGATTTTGAGTACTCCATTTCTAATTCAGTCTGTCTTCTGTTAATTATTTGACGAATAGTGTATGCATGTTGACACATTTCATTGATACATGTTTGATCAATAATTGTTGTTCCCGTGATCGATAATGTACAGTAACTTGACATCCctgctttgatgttcttcttatcTGGCCAATCCCTGTTTTTTCTAATGATGACACCATGTTCCATGATGTTTATAAATATAGTCTTTTATTATGATTAACCCGTAGGTCAAGGTTGAAACAAAGAGATTAAACTCTGCAgtcttttttatttatgaaacTCCATAAAGTACAGAATATTTTGCTTTGTAACACTTTTGCAGCTTAGTTTTGTATTAGCCCTGATTTAGTATTGGCATTGCTTCGTTAGAACTATGCCTCCTGCAAGCACTTCTCTGTTTCATGGAAGACAAACCTCCCAAGGGATTAATTTAACTAAAAACTAATATTATTGATGCTATAACCTACATAAAGTACTAGCAAACATTGCATAGTCATTCATCAATTATAGATAAATATGAACTATCTTGCCTTTCGTGGACTTCCATAGTTAACACACTGCAATAGGCTCAAAGTTTTAAATTGGTTAATACATCTCATAGATATCATGGTTGTAGCTTCCTTTCTCAAAGCCTTTTTTATGTATTAGAGTATGTACGCAATTTTCATGTGGTTTCAGATAAGGCATTGATTACCTtgaaaagtttataagaaaataCATGGCCAGGGTTAGTAAGGGACCCATGACATCCTAGAGCTTTTTTGGTTAAGCTAAGTTATTGTTTGATTTTAGTTAGGTTGATCTCAATTTCACTTGGAAATGGAATTGATCACATATTGTACACAAGATCACTTCATTTGAGCACGGACTGACAGCATCCTGTTCCTCTTTACCCTCCTGTCGGTCTTTTCTACTTTTGCTTAGCGTGAAGCAGTACACTTGTTATGCTTATAAACATTGTTACATAATTTCTTTGATCGGATTATATTTGTACTTCTGAATTTCTTACCGTGTAGCATAATCCATAGCTCATGAGAGCTAATTATAGAGTGGTTATGTTTCTTCCCTTCTTGTCTTTGTCGATTCCTAGGCATTTACCAAATAATGATGTATAGAGTCTAACTCGGTGCAAGTTCGAAGatgtcattatttttttttattttttttatttaagtgcTTGGTATCTCCTGAACATTCTAATGTGGCCCTTGATGAAAAATGAGAAATGTTGTCACAAAGCATCATCCCAAGTTATGGCAATCAAATCTGTGCCATGATTTTTTCCTTTGAGGCAATCAATCTGTCCTGCATTAATTCCTACCTATggcaattgaggattttgttagaTTGGTTTCCCTTCCTGACCTTTCCTTGGTTGTTTCTATTAAgatttgagcttgttaacaaacATGTATCAAATTGATGGCACACAGCATTAAGTTATGCAGTCAAATTGCATGTCCTGGAGAAATACGCGCACCTCATAGAGCTGCATACATATGCAGCTGTGCTAGTTACCATCTATTGCATAAGGCACATGGGCATGACACAGCAGGATTCATCTATGTGATCAGCATGGTTGTGTCATGTCTGAAGTCATATCTTAGCATGGCAAATCATATATTAGCTCTTGGAAAAATCAGTGTGATTCTACATTTCAAATAGTTAGATTAATTTTGGTATCACATATATCATAATTTACTATAGTTAGATACCAGCAAAATATACTCATACTATCATGTAAATTTCATCTTCCAGATTTAGTTTCTTCAGGATTTCcaaaatttgttttcttttttttttttggtgtgatGCAGTCTTATATGCAAAGTTTCATTCTCCCTCAGATATAGTGTGAAATTGTCTTGTTAAACCCTGTAAGCACTATGCTCTGGGATGGTACAAGGTATGTAAAATTTAAGTTTATAGATGAAGATAATAATATACTTGGTGACATCCTCCATCTTCTAAATTTGTTTTACGGATATGGGTAACCTTCATTTTTAGTAAAGATTTTTGCTTTTGGACGTGATTTTTTAATTCTACATTTTGTTTGGAATCAATTTGTAGGTAACTCAACAATGTCTTAATGATAATGTGTAAATGCATTTGCAGGATGTAATAGCTTGCGATGTTATAAACCCTGATCACATTGATGTTGAATTTGAGTCTATTGGGGGTTTGGAGCATGTGAAGCAAGCTTTGTTTGAGCTAGTCATTCTCCCCCTACGTAGACCTGAATTGTTTTCACATGGAAAGCTTCTTAGTCCTCAAAAAGGTGTCCTACTGTATGGGCCACCAGGAACAGGAAAGACAATGCTCGCAAAGGCCTTAGCGAAAGAGTCTGGGGCAGTTTTTATTAATGTGAGAATCTCGAATTTGATGAGTAAATGGTTTGGGGATGCTCAAAAACTTGGTAAGTTTGTTTTTATGATACATAACAGAGGGCTAATTTTGCTTATTTTCATCGATTTATTAGTATACTCGGTTGTTACGATTACTAAACTACTtgcttttcttcatgttcaagaaaattattgttatttttcttttatttcatttAATTTAAAATGAAATGTAAGTATGTTCAAGGTAATTGACCTTATTCAAATTCTTGTcatatcatatgtttaaattcatTGTTAGAATAGGGTTGAGATGATATCTGCTATTTCTGTTATCAAAgaggcaatttttttttttatggtttaGTATTGGTGAGACACAAATTGTTGCACTAATTTCTTTAAGTGAgtaattgatttcttctttctgATAGGTAAGAAGAGTCCATAAGTGCTATGCTAATATGGTCACCATCTGAAATGAGCCTATAAAGAATGAAGATTAAAGGCCTCTCATTTCTTGATGTGAATTGCAAAAATGTTCAAGCTTCTTTGGAGTTTGGATGTTTATAGAGGGATAAAATCttttgaagatattatttataatgATTCAATATAAGTAATTCTTTCAAAGATTTTTGTTTTTCCTGTTGCTTGTGTGCTTGATGACCTATAAATATATCATTCTCATTATTGAATTTGAGGTGTCTTCTTTCGTTGACCCTTGTGAATTATTGTCTTAAAACTTGTGCAAATAACAAGAGTTTTATGAAGGTGTCGTCTACCATAGCTGATAAAGACTTTGACAAAATAAGTAACAgtttaaaagaattttttttctcctgttgcttgtgtgcttgataacctataaatatatcaatatcattatTGATGTAGAGGTGTCTTCTTTAGTTGACCTTTGTGAATTATTGTCTTGAAACTTATAAATATAACGAGAGCTTTATAAATAGATACTATGAAAACAAGTTCCATATTTATAATTGGTAGTGCACAAAGTATTTCAGGTAATGCTATTCTTAACATGTCTGGAAAACAGAAAACCTGCTCTTTGAGGTTGTTCATGTCATTCTCTTGTGTGATCTTCTTGTGAAAAGTTGGTACCATTGAGATATTCATTGGATGAAGGAACCCGAAAATTCTTTTAATTTGGAACTAGGATTTGTTGTCACTATGTATCATGCTGAAATTAGGCATTAGCTACACATGCTATCATGTTTTAAAATTTTGCTGTATATCACCATACGTGTcagttacttttatttttttgttgtctAGAAGCATTTTGCATAATATCTCACTTGTTCTGTTGCAGTGGCTGCTGTCTTTAGCCTTGCTTATAAGCTACAACCTGctatcatttttattgatgaggTGGATAGTTTCTTGGGTCAGCGCCGTAATACAGATCATGAAGCCATGACTAACATGAAAACTGAGTTCATGTCTTTGTGGGATGGTTTCACAACTGATTGTGAGTATTCCATTTTCTTGGCTCTCTTTATTGTCTGGATGTATGTCATATTTCCTTGCTTATGTGGCTTGCTCTTAATCAGCAAAATCTGTTTCCAGTTTTGGTTTGTCATACACCTAATATGCTTTCTTCTTTTATGATATCCAACCCAAGGGCAAGAAGGCCCTTTATGCTATCAATACAGCCTTCTAGCAAATGTGAGTGTGCATTGTTGAATGAGCATGTACATGACGTGCTTCTTCTTATgaatgattttttgttattctgcTGCATGTAGCTATATGTTTTTATAAGAATCTAATTTGCGTGGTGGTTCCCAGGTTGTTGGCATATGGTActgaattttctcttgatttttttttattgttgttcTGGTGAATGTAGCTATATGTTTCTAGTTTGTATGATGTTTGTCAGGTTTATTAGTAGTAATTTTGTGATACtacagaaaataataattatatgttAATGGAGAGTCTGCACACACATCTGCTAATTGAATTTGATTCAGACATTTATTGAGTAtagtttttttttgtgtgtaaaaGAGCAGTAGAGAACTCTTCTGCTAGCAAAGAATGTGGTTGAAAACTCTATATTATTTTGTACTTGCTTCATGGAACAATAGTTGATTTTTTTAACTTAGTGCCTGGTTGATCACAAGATAAAAGATGCCCTGAGAAATAAAtcttatgtttttttcttttaggataagcaaaatgattttgattcccTTTCCTTATTTGTGGAATGCAATAAATGCTAAAAGCTATTCTTTTTCTGAAGGTTTGATGAAGAAGACTTAGGAAAACTGAAAAAGCTTTTCTTATCCTTTGAGCAAAGACATCAGAAAACAATAAGTTgatatttctttctaaaattttgGATTGCTGTTTTTCACTATCTTGGGTCTGCTGCAAAATGAAACCTGTATAACAATTGTCCCCGAAAGCTATTCTTGATCAGTCTTTACCAAACAAAACACACGCTTAGGTTCCTATTTGAAGTCAGAAGCATCTTATTTTCTTTCTGATATGTAAATAATACTTATAAAAGATTATTGGTGATCCACACCCGTGAGAGGGCTTTCTTTATACATCTCTATGTACTCACAGGTAGATGTTGATATCATCTGTGTTAAATGACTCATTGTCATGAGGTTGGAGCGTGACAGAAGAAAGCATAGTATTCCCATTgtcgaaattttttttattgtcatcGATTGACAAAGTCCATTGAGATAAGAGTATCTTTAATTGTCTATGGTCTCTGCTATCCCTCAGTGAAGCAAAGATAATTATCATGTGTGTTAAAGTTGTGGTTCTCATTGTCATAAGGTTGGATCTTGAAAGAAGACAGCGCCATGTTCCCGTCATTCTGATCTTCCGTTATCACTAATTAAGAAAGTCTATTGAGATGGAGTTTCTAACCCTCTATTATATCCATTTATCATTGTTGATTATTTCATATAGGAAGGTTGTATCTGTTGCTAAATGTTTTGCCAACAATGGATACAAGTTAAAGTGAGCGAATAGCATCAAAGGTCCATGTCATCCTCAGATTGGACAATTTTTCTTGGAGTTAATAATAATCTCATGCTCTTTTCAGGCTCAAGACCAAACTTTTAagatcatatttttctttttccagGCTCAAGGATAAACTACCCTCTTTTcccagcttgcattgcctaaacaCACTTAAACAGGCTTTTAAATGTAACCAACACCTAGTGGTACTTTGTCTAAAAAAGAAGTGATGAATAGGAGTGCAGAAGGGTTCTTATTTAAAAAGTAAGGATGCTGTACTATACTAAATATGATTTCTGCACGTACTATTTCATATTTTGACATTACTGCAAGAAAATGGTTTTTTATTCCATTCTTCTGTTTATTAATTTATTGTTTCAGTTACTACAAGTAAAAGATGTATCAGACTTCCGTTTGTGTCTACATCAGTTTCCAGACATTCATATTAAAACTATTGTGCATCAATTTTACAGTGAATGCTCGTGTGATGGTTCTTGCTGCTACAAATCGCCCATCAGAACTAGATGAGGCAATACTCAGGCGCTTTACCCAGACCTTTGAAATTGGCATGCCTGACCGAAGTGAGAGAGCCAAGATACTAAAGGTGATCTTAAAGGGTGAAAATGTGGAAGAAAACATTGATTATGACTACATAGCAACCTTATGTGAAGGTTTTAGTGGTTCAGATATACTTGAGCTGTGCAAACAAGCAGCCTATTTTCCTCTCAGGGAGCTGCTGAATGACGAAAGGAATGGAAAAGCATCCAGTGTGAGTATACTGCATTTATATATCAATCTAGCTATTTTTTATTGTAAAATGATTTAGATAACCCAGATTCAAATCTTCATAAACTTAGCCTAATATTTCTCATGTTCTTTTTATGTATGTTTACCAGGAGCCATTTACAATTTGATCAACTTGGACAGGGTATCAACCCCAAACCTGGCAGAAATTAAACCTGATCTGGGAATGGTCGGGATTGGGAATGTCCAACCTGACTCTAAGTCGTCTAAGTCAAACAATAAACCATCTTGACCTCAGCCCAACGGGAATCCTTTTTTGTGGGTAGTTATAAGTTTTAACTACTGTATCTTCATTACATGCAACAATAACCCAACTCAAGATTGCAAGTGTTaggaaagaaaaatataaatgctGGATCATGTTGAGTTCGTTTTATCTCTTGATGTAACCCATTCCGCCCAAGTCACTGTTCTAAACATGGATCTTTAGGCCATTATGGTTCTAACGAAGGCTATGTTCACAGTGTTATCCATGCTGGTTGCAACCTTTAtttgtcttcctcttctcttt
It encodes the following:
- the LOC103970569 gene encoding uncharacterized protein LOC103970569, whose amino-acid sequence is MRPSESRFLQELVLYAASAALSCLVLFAGLRQLDPNRAASKKALENKKEIAKRLGRPLVQTNQYEDVIACDVINPDHIDVEFESIGGLEHVKQALFELVILPLRRPELFSHGKLLSPQKGVLLYGPPGTGKTMLAKALAKESGAVFINVRISNLMSKWFGDAQKLVAAVFSLAYKLQPAIIFIDEVDSFLGQRRNTDHEAMTNMKTEFMSLWDGFTTDLNARVMVLAATNRPSELDEAILRRFTQTFEIGMPDRSERAKILKVILKGENVEENIDYDYIATLCEGFSGSDILELCKQAAYFPLRELLNDERNGKASSGPRPLRQPDLERALVTSRKVKKATGMSRLGSQSPPWSMQAEPDDEEVHNAILEISKLMSRIVGNQSESQDS